From one Malus sylvestris chromosome 1, drMalSylv7.2, whole genome shotgun sequence genomic stretch:
- the LOC126626681 gene encoding uncharacterized protein LOC126626681 isoform X2 yields MGDSADVSAVLEFLRANGFSEAESALKEDMIEKGELGYFDYEKFLFPMVPPLPPVRIPASFRRPEVQGCVECSGSSSAEDDEFVSLGSSTSNKCSSEFTNPYGVRSTSPSSSQASSDRFSQFGTARDYHDFDMQNDLFWQDEKDDGGDFMTPCLEGPDFFACPTEDKFIMTSDTDKGNEKVLGLNYKSEAFQSEISLDCLDKSCLTDVSPVDDTSEIYATNYYHFDKKNQLEEGFEEHSAECCYPSLKETDFNNCQLDVSGGILRMDIDSAPYHKLSNSSNYSAKRSLKNGQGDKFMGSSGLDDKVAVKDFMPKGVKGYEGVGEVKKGSHEPEVGADGDGVAPDEVLMYNNDEDYEVFELRIVHRKNRTGFEESKDFPIVLKTVIASRYYVTEYLGSAAFSKVVQAHDLHAGVDVCLKIIKNDKEFFDQSLDEIKLLKFANKNDPADEHHILRLYDYFYHQEHLFIVCELLRANLYEFQKFSQESGGEAYFTIRRLQIITRQCLEALDYLHRLGIIHCDLKPENILIKSYRRCEIKIIDLGSSCFRTDNLCLYVQSRSYRAPEVILGLPYDEKIDMWSLGCILAELCSGEVLFPNDGVVMILARMIGMLGPIDLDMLVKGQETDKYFTNELDLYHINEETSQLEYIIPEESSLENHLQVTDIGFIDFVKSLLEVNPERRPTAREALEHPWLSYTYE; encoded by the exons ATGGGGGACTCGGCCGACGTCTCGGCGGTGCTCGAATTCCTGAGAGCAAACGGGTTTTCGGAGGCCGAATCGGCTCTCAAAGAGGACATGATTGAGAAGGGCGAACTGGGTTATTTCGATTACGAGAAGTTCTTGTTTCCGATGGTTCCTCCGCTGCCGCCGGTCAGAATTCCGGCGAGTTTCCGACGACCGGAGGTTCAGGGCTGCGTAGAATGCTCGGGATCTAGCTCGGCGGAGGACGATGAGTTTGTGAGCTTGGGGTCTTCTACTTCTAACAAGTGCTCTTCAG AATTTACAAATCCGTATGGAGTTCGATCAACATCTCCAAGCAGTTCCCAGGCTTCATCTGATAGGTTCTCTCAGTTTGGCACGGCACGCGATTACCACGATTTCGATATGCAAAATGACCTGTTCTGGCAAGATGAAAAAGATGATGGGGGAGACTTCATGACTCCTTGCCTTGAAGGGCCAGACTTCTTCGCTTGTCCCACCGAGGATAAGTTCATCATGACTTCCGATACAGACAAGGGGAACGAGAAAGTGCTGGGTCTGAATTATAAATCGGAAGCATTTCAATCGGAAATAAGCCTTGATTGCTTGGACAAGAGTTGTCTTACCGATGTTTCTCCCGTGGATGATACAAGCGAGATTTATGCGACGAATTATTATCATTTTGATAAGAAAAATCAGTTGGAAGAAGGCTTTGAGGAACATTCTGCAGAATGCTGCTATCCAAGTTTGAAAGAAACTGATTTCAACAATTGCCAATTAGATGTTTCGGGGGGTATCCTTCGTATGGATATTGATTCTGCTCCATATCACAAGTTAAGCAATAGTTCTAATTACTCGGCCAAAAGGAGTTTGAAAAATGGCCAGGGTGACAAGTTTATGGGGTCCTCTGGTTTAGACGATAAGGTTGCAGTGAAGGATTTCATGCCAAAGGGAGTTAAAGGATATGAAGGAGTCGGTGAAGTAAAAAAAGGATCCCACGAGCCCGAGGTTGGTGCTGATGGAGATGGTGTTGCTCCCGATGAGGTTTTGATGTACAATAATGACGAGGATTATGAAGTTTTTGAGTTGAGAATCGTACACAGGAAGAACAG GACCGGATTTGAAGAAAGCAAGGATTTCCCTATTGTGCTAAAGACTGTAATTGCAAGCAGATACTATGTAACGGAATATCTTGGTTCAGCAGCTTTCAGTAAGGTTGTACAGGCTCATGATCTTCACGCAGGAGTCGATGTTTGCCTTAAGATCATAAAGAATGATAAAGAATTTTTCGATCAGAGTCTGGATGAGATTAAACTTCTAAAGTTTGCCAACAAAAATGACCCTGCAGACGAACACCACATTTTGCGACTTTATGACTACTTCTATCATCAG GAGCATCTCTTCATTGTATGCGAACTCCTTCGGGCAAACTTGTATGAATTTCAGAAGTTCAGTCAAGAATCTGGTGGAGAAGCTTACTTCACAATAAGAAGGTTGCAG ATCATAACCCGTCAATGTTTAGAGGCATTGGACTATTTGCATCGCTTGGGAATTATTCACTGTGATCTAAAGCCTGAAAACATTCTTATAAAAAGTTACAGAAGATGTGAAATAAAGATAATTGATCTTGGAAGCAGTTGCTTTCGCACGGACAACTTGTGTCTATATGTGCAATCTCGTTCATATAGAGCTCCTGAAGTCATACTTGGCCTCCCTTATGACGAGAAGATTGACATGTGGTCTCTTGGCTGTATATTGGCGGAGTTATGCTCCGGAGAA GTGCTCTTTCCAAATGACGGGGTTGTTATGATCCTTGCGCGCATGATTGGAATGCTTGGTCCTATCGATCTGGATATGTTAGTGAAAGGTCAGGAGACCGataagtacttcacaaacgagTTAGATCTTTACCACATAAATGAG GAAACCAGCCAACTGGAATACATAATCCCTGAGGAGTCCTCCTTGGAGAATCACCTGCAAGTAACCGACATTGGGTTTATCGACTTTGTCAAAAGCCTGCTTGAAGTCAATCCTGAGAGACGCCCAACCGCAAGGGAAGCACTAGAGCACCCATGGCTTTCCTACACATACGAATAA
- the LOC126627249 gene encoding uncharacterized protein LOC126627249: MAELTQGEVVYSPKTLQVWRALLNWLGFFFQIFLRILRALGHHPLLSSSSSSSASSAAFKSLPVIELPENDSPAASAVVIADTPDSDSDDPFEKLTVVLDLDETLVCAYETSSLPAVVRTQATEGGMKWFELECVSSDKECDGKPKVNYVTVFERPGLHDFLKQVSQFAELVLFTAGLEGYARPLVDRIDVDNLFSCRLYRPSTTSTEYREHVKDLSGLSKDMRRIVIVDNNPFSFLLQPSNGIPCIPFSAGQTHDTQLLDVLLPLLKQLSLQKDVRPALYERFHMPEWFQKQGIPSNAWK, from the exons ATGGCCGAGTTGACTCAGGGCGAGGTGGTCTACTCGCCCAAGACTCTCCAAGTCTGGCGAGCTCTGCTCAACTGGCTCGGCTTCTTCTTCCAGATCTTCCTCCGAATCCTCCGAGCTCTAGGCCACCACCCCctcctctcttcctcctcctcctcttccgcTTCTTCCGCCGCCTTCAAATCACTGCCCGTCATCGAGCTGCCCGAGAACGACTCCCCCGCCGCCTCCGCCGTTGTAATCGCCGACACTCCCGATTCCGACTCCGACGACCCTTTTGAAAAGCTCACG GTAGTTCTGGACCTGGATGAAACCCTAGTGTGTGCATATGAAACATCCAGCTTGCCGGCTGTAGTTCGAACTCAAGCAACTGAAGGTGGGATGAAGTGGTTTGAGCTTGAATGCGTATCTTCGGACAAG GAATGTGATGGCAAACCGAAGGTCAATTATGTCACGGTCTTTGAGCGTCCAGGGTTGCATGACTTCCTAAAACAAGTTAGTCAGTTTGCAGAGCTTGTGCTATTCACTGCTGGTCTTGAAG GTTATGCTAGGCCACTTGTTGACAGAATAGATGTGGATAATCTGTTCAGTTGTCGACTTTATCGGCCTTCAACAACTAGCAC GGAATACCGGGAGCATGTGAAGGATCTATCTGGTCTATCAAAGGATATGCGCCGAATTGTTATTGTTGACAACAATCCTTTCAGTTTCTTGTTGCAACCTTCGAATGGAATTCCATGCATTCCATTTTCTGCCGGGCAAACACACGACACACAG CTTTTGGATGTTCTTCTTCCACTCCTCAAGCAGCTCTCGCTGCAGAAAGATGTGAGACCTGCCCTTTATGAAAGGTTTCACATGCCCGAATGGTTTCAAAAGCAGGGGATTCCTTCAAATGCTTGGAAATAG
- the LOC126626681 gene encoding uncharacterized protein LOC126626681 isoform X1: MGDSADVSAVLEFLRANGFSEAESALKEDMIEKGELGYFDYEKFLFPMVPPLPPVRIPASFRRPEVQGCVECSGSSSAEDDEFVSLGSSTSNKCSSVDSELEKSHLFLSFPEFTNPYGVRSTSPSSSQASSDRFSQFGTARDYHDFDMQNDLFWQDEKDDGGDFMTPCLEGPDFFACPTEDKFIMTSDTDKGNEKVLGLNYKSEAFQSEISLDCLDKSCLTDVSPVDDTSEIYATNYYHFDKKNQLEEGFEEHSAECCYPSLKETDFNNCQLDVSGGILRMDIDSAPYHKLSNSSNYSAKRSLKNGQGDKFMGSSGLDDKVAVKDFMPKGVKGYEGVGEVKKGSHEPEVGADGDGVAPDEVLMYNNDEDYEVFELRIVHRKNRTGFEESKDFPIVLKTVIASRYYVTEYLGSAAFSKVVQAHDLHAGVDVCLKIIKNDKEFFDQSLDEIKLLKFANKNDPADEHHILRLYDYFYHQEHLFIVCELLRANLYEFQKFSQESGGEAYFTIRRLQIITRQCLEALDYLHRLGIIHCDLKPENILIKSYRRCEIKIIDLGSSCFRTDNLCLYVQSRSYRAPEVILGLPYDEKIDMWSLGCILAELCSGEVLFPNDGVVMILARMIGMLGPIDLDMLVKGQETDKYFTNELDLYHINEETSQLEYIIPEESSLENHLQVTDIGFIDFVKSLLEVNPERRPTAREALEHPWLSYTYE, translated from the exons ATGGGGGACTCGGCCGACGTCTCGGCGGTGCTCGAATTCCTGAGAGCAAACGGGTTTTCGGAGGCCGAATCGGCTCTCAAAGAGGACATGATTGAGAAGGGCGAACTGGGTTATTTCGATTACGAGAAGTTCTTGTTTCCGATGGTTCCTCCGCTGCCGCCGGTCAGAATTCCGGCGAGTTTCCGACGACCGGAGGTTCAGGGCTGCGTAGAATGCTCGGGATCTAGCTCGGCGGAGGACGATGAGTTTGTGAGCTTGGGGTCTTCTACTTCTAACAAGTGCTCTTCAG TTGATAGTGAATTGGAGAAGTCTCATCTTTTTCTCTCGTTCCCAGAATTTACAAATCCGTATGGAGTTCGATCAACATCTCCAAGCAGTTCCCAGGCTTCATCTGATAGGTTCTCTCAGTTTGGCACGGCACGCGATTACCACGATTTCGATATGCAAAATGACCTGTTCTGGCAAGATGAAAAAGATGATGGGGGAGACTTCATGACTCCTTGCCTTGAAGGGCCAGACTTCTTCGCTTGTCCCACCGAGGATAAGTTCATCATGACTTCCGATACAGACAAGGGGAACGAGAAAGTGCTGGGTCTGAATTATAAATCGGAAGCATTTCAATCGGAAATAAGCCTTGATTGCTTGGACAAGAGTTGTCTTACCGATGTTTCTCCCGTGGATGATACAAGCGAGATTTATGCGACGAATTATTATCATTTTGATAAGAAAAATCAGTTGGAAGAAGGCTTTGAGGAACATTCTGCAGAATGCTGCTATCCAAGTTTGAAAGAAACTGATTTCAACAATTGCCAATTAGATGTTTCGGGGGGTATCCTTCGTATGGATATTGATTCTGCTCCATATCACAAGTTAAGCAATAGTTCTAATTACTCGGCCAAAAGGAGTTTGAAAAATGGCCAGGGTGACAAGTTTATGGGGTCCTCTGGTTTAGACGATAAGGTTGCAGTGAAGGATTTCATGCCAAAGGGAGTTAAAGGATATGAAGGAGTCGGTGAAGTAAAAAAAGGATCCCACGAGCCCGAGGTTGGTGCTGATGGAGATGGTGTTGCTCCCGATGAGGTTTTGATGTACAATAATGACGAGGATTATGAAGTTTTTGAGTTGAGAATCGTACACAGGAAGAACAG GACCGGATTTGAAGAAAGCAAGGATTTCCCTATTGTGCTAAAGACTGTAATTGCAAGCAGATACTATGTAACGGAATATCTTGGTTCAGCAGCTTTCAGTAAGGTTGTACAGGCTCATGATCTTCACGCAGGAGTCGATGTTTGCCTTAAGATCATAAAGAATGATAAAGAATTTTTCGATCAGAGTCTGGATGAGATTAAACTTCTAAAGTTTGCCAACAAAAATGACCCTGCAGACGAACACCACATTTTGCGACTTTATGACTACTTCTATCATCAG GAGCATCTCTTCATTGTATGCGAACTCCTTCGGGCAAACTTGTATGAATTTCAGAAGTTCAGTCAAGAATCTGGTGGAGAAGCTTACTTCACAATAAGAAGGTTGCAG ATCATAACCCGTCAATGTTTAGAGGCATTGGACTATTTGCATCGCTTGGGAATTATTCACTGTGATCTAAAGCCTGAAAACATTCTTATAAAAAGTTACAGAAGATGTGAAATAAAGATAATTGATCTTGGAAGCAGTTGCTTTCGCACGGACAACTTGTGTCTATATGTGCAATCTCGTTCATATAGAGCTCCTGAAGTCATACTTGGCCTCCCTTATGACGAGAAGATTGACATGTGGTCTCTTGGCTGTATATTGGCGGAGTTATGCTCCGGAGAA GTGCTCTTTCCAAATGACGGGGTTGTTATGATCCTTGCGCGCATGATTGGAATGCTTGGTCCTATCGATCTGGATATGTTAGTGAAAGGTCAGGAGACCGataagtacttcacaaacgagTTAGATCTTTACCACATAAATGAG GAAACCAGCCAACTGGAATACATAATCCCTGAGGAGTCCTCCTTGGAGAATCACCTGCAAGTAACCGACATTGGGTTTATCGACTTTGTCAAAAGCCTGCTTGAAGTCAATCCTGAGAGACGCCCAACCGCAAGGGAAGCACTAGAGCACCCATGGCTTTCCTACACATACGAATAA